A single window of Watersipora subatra chromosome 11, tzWatSuba1.1, whole genome shotgun sequence DNA harbors:
- the LOC137407797 gene encoding uncharacterized protein, with the protein MQYKGKVDKFLLVYRIDFNERSCRLDSDSALLYSDYTTGWDTCTTISSQLKQCDCQSILNLETGDCLSLSYYSNINCLNNNYSMEAFELSSYAVKSCGMNFSYTPLPEKLAQNQCFACSTNSSECISVTVYAVHNNDPTMSFASIHCAYRTLARCNQPLNGKCVTSFSGQGLGSGAFTSIRGPKVSLLNAVAIAYFPSKFDFSIQLNEIAIDGFEQVFATFTDKHLSTCSEYSLVNQSQQEWLVCDGDNLYDVSNDNVYMDFILRGAELRVCTDYVEAEFTLYAYNYVFSALSVLSILGYTVYYFVKAKRSVTRNFVISSLLTLAAALICYCLVYTGSSIGCRVIATLNQYLLISVQVWTNAIGIWMVRGISTLKRASDSGVKTYIGYAAYAWLTPLVFVILAHALHSAKVEIFYPVFTDNICLISSGWTRLLLFTGPIYFYILLNVVLCISTTIKVVKAGTSITANDKKKTQKKIIAVIKLQIVFGFHWILLLFNASPAVNVDAVYVILNVFLTLQGVILVVVQFMTLKNMSKFRSVFASLSASLSATKDVYGKTASQPENVASFSIELTTPSYNKS; encoded by the coding sequence ATGCAATATAAAGGAAAGGTAGATAAGTTTCTCTTGGTATACAGAATTGACTTTAATGAGAGATCTTGCAGACTAGACTCAGACTCAGCTCTACTTTACAGTGACTATACAACGGGTTGGGACACATGCACCACTATTAGTTCACAACTTAAACAATGTGACTGCCAGTCTATTTTAAACTTAGAAACTGGTGACTGTCTCTCACTATCTTACTACAGCAATATCAACTGTTTGAACAACAACTATAGTATGGAAGCATTTGAGTTGTCTTCTTATGCAGTTAAAAGTTGTGGAATGAATTTTTCCTATACGCCTTTGCCAGAAAAACTCGCTCAAAATCAATGTTTCGCGTGTTCTACAAATTCATCAGAGTGTATTTCTGTAACTGTGTATGCAGTTCACAACAATGATCCTACAATGTCATTTGCCAGTATACATTGTGCTTACAGGACACTGGCACGATGCAATCAGCCGTTAAATGGCAAATGCGTTACCTCATTTTCTGGTCAAGGTTTGGGCTCTGGCGCATTTACCTCTATCAGAGGGCCTAAAGTGTCTTTGTTGAATGCCGTGGCAATCGCTTACTTTCCTAGCAAGTTCGATTTTTCCATTCAGCTGAATGAAATAGCCATTGATGGATTTGAGCAAGTTTTTGCCACTTTCACAGACAAACATCTATCTACTTGTTCTGAATATTCCTTGGTCAACCAGTCTCAACAAGAATGGTTGGTGTGTGATGGTGACAATTTATATGATGTCAGCAATGACAATGTCTacatggattttattttgagggGCGCTGAGCTGAGAGTCTGTACTGATTATGTAGAGGCTGAATTTACTTTATATGCATATAACTATGTCTTTTCGGCTCTCTCTGTGTTGTCGATATTAGGTTACACGGTTTATTATTTTGTCAAAGCTAAGAGGTCTGTAACAAGGAACTTTGTGATCAGCTCTCTTCTCACTCTTGCTGCAGCTCTGATCTGTTACTGTCTTGTATACACAGGTTCATCGATTGGTTGTAGAGTTATTGCTACACTGAATCAGTATTTGTTAATTAGTGTGCAAGTCTGGACAAATGCTATTGGTATTTGGATGGTCCGAGGTATAAGTACATTGAAAAGAGCAAGTGATTCAGGGGTGAAAACTTATATTGGTTATGCTGCCTATGCTTGGCTGACTCCGCTTGTGTTTGTGATCTTAGCACATGCTCTCCATTCAGCAAAGGTAGAAATATTTTATCCTGTATTCACTGATAATATTTGCCTTATATCCAGTGGATGGACTCGTCTTCTCTTGTTCACAGGTCctatatatttctatatctTGTTAAATGTAGTGCTCTGTATATCTACAACCATCAAGGTTGTTAAAGCTGGTACTAGTATAACAGCTAATGATAAAAAGAAAACACAGAAAAAGATAATAGCTGTAATAAAGCTTCAGATAGTTTTTGGCTTTCACTGGATTCTCTTGTTATTCAATGCAAGTCCTGCAGTAAATGTAGATGCAGTATATGTGATATTAAATGTCTTTCTAACTTTGCAAGGAGTCATTCTTGTTGTCGTGCAGTTTATGACCCTAAAAAACATGAGCAAGTTTAGATCAGTTTTTGCTTCTCTGTCTGCAAGTTTATCTGCAACCAAAGATGTATATGGTAAAACTGCAAGCCAGCCTGAGAATGTTGCATCATTTTCTATAGAACTGACAACTCCCAGTTATAACAAAAGTTAG